The following proteins are encoded in a genomic region of Eriocheir sinensis breed Jianghai 21 chromosome 55, ASM2467909v1, whole genome shotgun sequence:
- the LOC126983914 gene encoding spliceosome-associated protein CWC27 homolog produces the protein MSSIYIQEPASIGKVLLVTTAGDFDVELWSREAPKACRNFVQLCLEGYYDGTIFHRVVPGFIIQGGDPTGTGTGGESIYGKPFKDEFHTRLRFVRRGLVAMANAGPNDNGSQFFFTLGQTPELQNKHTIFGKITGNTLYNLPRFEEGIIDKDERPEYPHKILKTEVLSNPFPDIVPRLKIENEVPEEDRKKKKKKKGTKNFKLLSFGDEAEEEEEEVLAATKNFSTKGNSAHDIAMDPTLSASTGKALNNGTDSLDRIKRKLRREDSTEGEKIESLEVTAGMEENTNEEEEEEEEEEEKEKEKVKKEEEVPAYRSILDEEKRAKDEKMAEMRAEIKQLKQDLTGKKLKAEKELKEEEEEEEKDAQSLKEYKKERQKYEEAKKHLPHKGASREDQTLALLQRFQAKMSKVVYHDSGSEGEDGGGGDKEEEGGEDKSEGAADDDDDDDDTAGWMKHKFFFGSADVVLAKDASTKDDHWYDVSDPRNAINKRRRDDISRPSKRHHK, from the exons atgagcagCATTTATATCCAAGAACCGGCCTCCATTGGCAAG GTTCTCCTGgtcaccaccgccggggactttGACGTGGAGCTGTGGTCACGTGAGGCCCCCAAGGCTTGCCGGAACTTCGTGCAGCTGTGCCTGGAGGGTTACTATGATGGCACCATCTTCCACCGCGTCGTGCCGGGCTTCATCATCCAAGGGGGGGACCCgacaggcacgggcactggcggAGAGTCTATCTACGGCAAGCCCTTCAAG GATGAGTTCCACACGCGGCTGCGGTTCGTGCGCCGTGGCCTGGTGGCGATGGCGAACGCCGGACCCAACGACAATGGCTCCCAGTTCTTCTTCACGCTGGGCCAGACTCCGGAGCTTCAGAACAAACACACCATCTTCGGCAAGATCACCGGGAACACCCTGTACAACCTCCCGCGCTTTGAGGAGGGAATTATTGATAAG GACGAGAGGCCGGAGTACCCCCACAAGATCCTCAAGACAGAAGTGCTGAGCAACCCCTTCCCAGACATTGTACCCAGGCTCAAGATAGAGAACGAGGTGccggaggaggataggaagaagaagaagaagaaaaagggaacaaa GAACTTCAAACTCCTGTCCTTTGGCgatgaagcagaagaggaggaggaggaggttctggcGGCCACCAAGAACTTTTCAACCAAAGGGAACTCCGCCCACGACATTGCCATGGACCCAACACTCTCTGCCAGCACCGGCAAGGCCCTTAACAACGGCACTGACTCTCTCGACAG GATAAAGAGGAAACTACGTCGGGAGGATTcaacagaaggagagaagattgaGAGCTTGGAAGTGACTGCTGGGATGGAGGAAAAcaccaacgaggaggaggaagaggaggaggaggaggaggagaaggagaaggagaaggtgaagaaggaagaagaggtgcctGCTTACAGATCAATCTTGGATGAAGAGAAGAGGGCAAAGGATGAAAAAAT GGCCGAGATGAGAGCCGAGATCAAGCAGCTGAAGCAGGACCTCACGGGCAAGAAATTGAAGGCCGAaaaggagctgaaggaggaggaggaggaggaggagaaggacgccCAGAGCCTCAAGGAATacaagaaagagagacaaaa GTACGAGGAAGCCAAGAAACACCTACCACACAAAGGAGCTTCCCGAGAGGACCAAACCCTGGCCCTCCTGCAGCGCTTCCAGGCCAAAATGAGCAAGGTTGTTTATCATGACTCCGGCAGCgagggagaggacggaggaggaggggacaaggaggaggaggggggagaggacaaGTCAGAAGgtgctgctgatgatgacgacgatgatgatgacactGCTGGCTG GATGAAGCACAAGTTCTTCTTCGGCTCGGCGGATGTGGTGCTCGCCAAGGACGCCAGCACCAAGGATGACCACTGGTACGATGTGAGTGACCCGCGCAACGCCATCAACAAGCGACGGAGGGATGACATCTCGCGGCCATCCAAGAGGCACCACAAATGA